A DNA window from Camelina sativa cultivar DH55 chromosome 17, Cs, whole genome shotgun sequence contains the following coding sequences:
- the LOC104756627 gene encoding 40S ribosomal protein S18, which translates to MSLVANEEFQHILRVLNTNVDGKQKIMFALTSIKGIGRRLANIVCKKADVDMNKRAGELSAAEIDNLMNIVANPRQFKIPDWFLNRQKDYKDGKYSQVVSNALDMKLRDDLERLKKIRNHRGLRHYWGLRVRGQHTKTTGRRGKTVGVSKKR; encoded by the exons ATG tcTCTAGTTGCAAACGAGGAGTTTCAGCACATTTTGCGTGTGCTCAACACTAACGTCGATGGGAAGCAAAAGATTATGTTTGCCTTGACCTCGATCAAAGGTATTGGAAGGCGATTGGCCAACATTGTGTGCAAGAAGGCTGATGTTGACATGAACAAGAG GGCTGGAGAGCTAAGTGCTGCTGAGATTGACAATCTCATGAATATCGTGGCTAACCCTCGCCAATTCAAGATCCCAGACTGGTTCTTGAACAGGCAAAAGGACTACAAGGATGGGAAATATTCCCAAGTTGTTTCCAATGCTCTTGACATGAAGCTGAGAGACGATCTTGAGCGTCTCAAGAAGATCAG GAACCACCGTGGTCTGAGGCACTACTGGGGTCTGCGTGTACGTGGACAGCACACCAAAACCACCGGACGCCGTGGAAAGACTGTCGGTGTCTCGAAGAAGCGTTAA
- the LOC104756628 gene encoding uncharacterized protein LOC104756628 encodes MLLAVEGGGLFSASASGYSKGLTLLFSGDKDGDKPMRVVPWNQYQVVDQKPEADDPVVLQLDSIKNRVSRGCAASFSCFGGASAGLETPSPLKVEPVQQPQQQQHRDISSPESVVVVSEKGKDHISETDNSSSSSSSKEAFKLSLRSSLKRPSVAEPRSLEDIKEYETLSVDGSDLTGDMARRKVQWPDACGSELTQVREFEPSEMGLSDEEWEAGQQRTCSCVIM; translated from the exons ATGTTACTGGCAGTAGAAGGAGGGGGTTTATTCTCAGCGTCTGCGTCTGGGTATAGTAAGGGATTGACCCTTCTTTTCTCTGGTGATAAGGACGGAGACAAGCCCATGAGAGTTGTGCCGTGGAACCAGTACCAGGTTGTTGACCAAAAGCCTGAGGCTGACGACCCTGTTGTTCTTCAGCTGGATTCCATTAAGAACCGAGTTTCCCGCGGTTGCGCTGCTTCCTTCAGTTGTTTCGGTGGCGCTTCCGCAGGACTTGAGACCCCATCTCCTCTTAAAGTAGAACCTGTGCAGCAgccgcagcagcagcagcatcgTGATATATCATCACCAGAGTCTGTCGTTGTTGTTTCTGAAAAGGGTAAAGACCACATAAGTGAAACTGataacagcagcagcagcagcagcagcaaagaAGCTTTCAAACTCTCATTGAGGAGTAGCTTGAAGAGGCCCTCTGTTGCGGAACCACGCTCTCTTGAGGATATTAAAGAATACGAGACGTTGAGCGTGGATGGTAGCGATCTCACTGGTGACATGGCAAGGCGGAAAGTTCAGTGGCCAGATGCTTGTGGTAGTGAACTCACTCAAGTTAGAGAATTTGAGCCGAG TGAGATGGGATTATCAGATGAAGAATGGGAGGCGGGACAACAAAGGACATGTTCGTGTGTGATCATGTAA
- the LOC104756630 gene encoding putative methyltransferase At1g22800 gives MRRINSIYGRIGLFKRISEKSTKQSHTFLASHSFSTHGGYGGDGELQQNNSKVKIFDRDLKRIHRDRAAWLSSRHKNNSFVDAVADNLLDRLEDCKKSFPTALCLGGSIGAVKRLIRGRGGIEKLIMMDTSYDMIKSCRDADEDSLGNSIETSYLVGDEEFLPIKESSVDLIISSLGLHWTNDLPGSMIQCKLALKPDGLFLAAILGGETLKELRIACTLAHMEREGGISPRLSPLAQVRDAGNLLTRAGFSLPGVDVDEYVVKYKSALDLIEHLRAMGETNGLLERNKILNRETALATAAIYDSMFATEDGTIPATFQVIYMTGWREHSSHQQAKRRGSATVSFRDLHKQFGGQSES, from the exons atgcggAGGATCAATTCTATCTACGGACGAATTGGGCTGTTTAAGAGAATATCCGAAAAATCTACGAAGCAATCTCATACATTCCTCGCCTCTCACTCTTTCTCTACGCACGGTGGTTATGGCGGTGACGGTGAGCTACAACAGAACAACTCCAAAGTCAAGATCTTTGATCGAGACCTCAAGCGTATACAT CGTGATCGAGCTGCGTGGCTGTCCTCTCGCCATAAAAACAATTCCTTTGTTGACGCTGTTGCAGACAATCTCCTTGACCGTTTAGAG GATTGTAAGAAGAGTTTTCCCACTGCGTTATGTTTGGGAGGATCTATTGGTGCTGTTAAGAGATTGATACGTGGTCGTG GTGGGATTGAAAAGCTTATCATGATGGATACttcatatgatatgattaaaTCATGTAGAGATGCTGATGAGGATTCACTCGGTAACTCCATCGAGACATCGTATTTGGTTGGTGATGAAGAGTTTCTGCCAATCAAAGAGAG tTCGGTTGATTTGATCATAAGTTCGTTGGGGCTTCATTGGACAAATGATCTTCCAGGATCCATGATACAG TGCAAACTAGCGCTGAAGCCTGATGGCCTGTTTTTAGCAGCAATTCTTGGCGGAGAAACCTTAAA GGAGCTGAGAATAGCATGCACTTTGGCTCACATGGAGCGTGAAGGAGGTATTAGTCCCAGGCTATCGCCTTTAGCACAG gtTAGGGACGCAGGGAATCTCTTGACCAGGGCGGGTTTTAGTCTTCCTGGAGTTGACGTCGATGAATATGTAGTTAAATACAAGAGTG CGCTGGATCTTATAGAGCATCTTCGTGCAATGGGTGAAACCAATGGTCTTCTTGAGAGAAACaag ATATTAAATCGCGAAACTGCTCTTGCCACTGCAGCCATATATGACTCCATGTTTGCCACAGAGGATGGCACTATACCTGCTACTTTTCAG GTGATTTACATGACAGGATGGAGAGAACATTCGTCTCACCAGCAGGCCAAGCGAAGAGGTTCAGCCACGGTATCCTTCAGGGATCTCCATAAGCAGTTTGGCGGTCAATCTGAATCTTGA